AGGCCCCGGGACGTCTCCGAGGCATAGATGAAGCCATCTCCCGGCGCCTTGATGCCACTGAGACCTTCATAGAAAGAGGCCCCGCGTCCGGTGTCCGCCTCCCGCCAGGTGTTGTAGTAGCCCACCTGTTCCAGCGCGCCCGAGGGCGATACCTGGAGTACCCGCAGTCCGTCCTGATAGTACGCCACGTAAAGCCGCTCGCCCGACAACGCCATCGCCTGGACGGAGATTTCCGGGCGCAGCTTGAACTCGCCCGCCTGGGTGATGTTCTCCGGCGACGTCACGTCCAGCACGCGCAGGTAGGAGTTCCAGGCCTGGCCGCCCTCGAACGCCAGCGTGCGGCTGCCGAAGGTGCCCACCACGGCGGTGCGCGAGCTGGCCCCCGTGTACGTGAAGGAGCCCAGGCGCTTGGGCTGGGCGGGGTTCGCCACGTCCGAGACCGCCAGGCCGTAGGACCAGTGGCTCACGTACAGCCGCCCGTTGCGGGCCTGCACCCCGTAGGGGCGCTCGCCCGCGTCCGGCCGGGTGTTCTCGACGAAGTAGCGCTTGGAGAGCGACGGCTCCTGGGGCTTCGTCACGTCGAAGATGAGCACCTCGGCGTTGGGGTACGGCGCCGCCACGTACAGCCAGTTGCCGTCCAGCGACAGCGCGCGCGCATCCACGCCCGTGCCCGGCACCGTCTTCTTGTAGAGCGGCTCGGAGGGCTTCGACACGTCATAGACGAGCACGCCCTTGGTGGAGGAGGCCACGTACATCGTCGCGCCCTGCACCCAGACCTCGTTCCACACGTCGCCCGCGCTGGGCTTCAGCGACGCCACCAGGCGCGAGCTGCCCGGCCGGGGCTCGGCCGGCGTGGAGACATCGAAGATGTGGAGGCCGCCCTCGTACGCCGAGACATAGGCGTAGCCCCCCGACACGAACACGTCCCGGGCCGAGCCGGACGGCAGGGGCAGCTCCAGCACCAGCTCCACCTGGGAGGCCTCGGCCTCGCCCTCGCGCCGGGTGAGCCGCGCCGCCTCGAAGGTGCCGTTCAGGTCCGCGGTCCCGTTGGCACACCGGCGGAACACCCCCGACACCTTCGTGGGGCTCGAGGCCCTGCACCCGGCGAACAGGTAGCGCAGCGGCACCCCGTTGGCGTTCGTCAGCTCGCTGGTCATCAGGAGCACGCCCGGCTCGACCCGCTTCCCGGTCAGGGGAAGCCCGGCGACGTGGGGGCTGGTGCCCTGGAACTGGATAACGCCCGGGGAGTGCTCCCCATCCCCGAAGTCGAAGTCCATGTTCCAGATGCCTTCGGCCTGGACGGCGCCGAGGCTGGCCGTGTCACACGCGGACAGATCCAGCTCCTCGAGCTCGCAGTCCCGGCGAAGGGTGTTTTCGTTCTTCCCGCACCCCACCAGGGGGAGCAGTGTACTGAGGGACAGGGCCAGGAAACGTTTCATGCCCCTTCCATACCGGGCGGCCCGCCGGGACGAAAGCCCTACCCTCCCGGCGGCGCCTTCCCGCCCGGAAGTGCAGAGCTGAGCAAAACCGCACGCGGGGCTTGTGCCGCCCTGTCCTGGGAGGGAGCCTCTGCCCGTCAGGACGCTCCAGCGCCCGTCTCCTGTTCCAAAGGTCGTGCTCGTGAACCGTCGCCCCCTCGTTGCCGCCGCGCTCCTGGTCTTGCTGCCCAGCGCCGCGCTCGCTCAGGTCTTCGTCGTTCCCCGCCGCGCCGAACGCAGCGCCGTCAACACCTTCGACTTCGAGTGGAAGCACGTCGACATCCTCGTGGGCCCCGCCGCCACCGGCGTAGCCGATGCTCCCGAGCGCACGGCCTACCCCCAGCCGCCCGGCGCCCCGGCCGGCCCCGCCACCGGCGCCCCCGCCACCGACGCGCCTGCCGACCCCATGGCCCCCCCGCTGGATCCCCCCCAGGAGACGCGGCAGACGCGCTCGGATCCGCCCTCCCCGGGCGGCATGGACACGGCCCAGGCCCACGCGCCCGACGGCGGGACGCCCGGCTCCGACGGGGGCCCCGTCACCGTGCCCGAGTCCCCCGGCCCACTGCAGGCCTCCGTGGACGGGGGCGCCGACGGGGGCACCAGCCTCACCATCGAGTTCGCCGATGGCGGCAGCGCCGATGGCGGCCCCAAGTACGCCACCTCGCTGGGGGCGGCCACCGGCGGCGTGCGCTTCTACTTCTACGAGCGCGAGCGCACCGTCGCCGAGCGCGCCACGCCCCTCATCGAGGAGGCCTACCGCTACCTCGTGGAGCAGTTCCAGTACGTGCCCACGAAGACATTCCCCTACATCCTCTACAACTCCTACCAGGAGTTCCTGCAGACCAACGTCTTCTTCGTGCAGGAGGGCACCCTCGGCGTCACCAGCACCGAGGACCTGAAGCTGTCGCTGCCGTACCTGGGGGACCACCAGCTCTTCGAGGAGATCAGCACGCACGAGCTGGCGCACCAGTTCACCATCCAGAAGGTGCGCACCCTGGCGGACACCGAGAAGACGTTCGGGGATCCGCTGCAGGCCATTCCGCTCTGGTTCATCGAGGGCCTGGCCGAGTTCTACGCCAAGCGGGGGTTGGATCCCGAGGCGGAGATGCTCGTGCGGGACCTGATGGTGAACCCCGATCTGATGAAGGGCTATGCCTTCCTGGACTTCTTCTCGCCCGGGCCCTACGGCTACCTGTGGATCTACAAGGTAGGCCAGACGCGCGTGGCCTTCCTGGAGGATGAGTACGGCAAGGGCTTCACCCAGCGGGTGCTCAACGAGTCGCCCCGGCTCGTCTCCGCGGGCAAGGGCTCCCAGGCGCTGAAGTTCGAGGAGCTGCTGGAGCGGCTCACCGGCGACAACCCGAAGAAGATCTCCGCCCGCTTCGAGAACTGGATGAAGCGGCGCGCCTTCAAGACGTACCTCGGCTCCGAGCAGGCCGCGCCCGCGCTGGACTTGCTGGAGGAGCGCACCGGCATCGTCACCGCGCTCAACAGCTCACCGGATGGAAGGCTCCTGCTCTACCGCACCATCATCCCGGAGACGGGCGAGAGCCGGCTGTACCTGGTGGACCCCAAGGCGCCCCAGAGCGCCGAGAAGGTGGTGAGCGACGGGCAGCCCGGGGCCGAGTCGCTCCACCCCATCTTCGGGCGCAACTTCGCCCTGTCGAAGGACAACGTGGCCTACGTGGCGGAGGTGAACGGGCGCGACGTCATCTACGTGCGGCGCTACACGTACACCGCCCAGCAGCGCACCCAGGATGCGCTGGAGCGGCGCAGCGCCATCCGCACCACCGTCAAGCGCGAGACGAGCTTCTCGGTGGACATCGACCTGGGGGACACCACCGCCTACCGCGTGGGCCAGCACGGGCTGCTGGGCGTGGCCTCGGTGGCGTTCTCCCCGGATGGCCAGTCCCTGGCCTTCATCGGCATCAACGAGGCGGGCTTCCGGGACGTGTACGTGCTGTCGCTCGCCGGGGGCAAGAACGCCCAGCCGGTGAAGCTCACGGATGACCAGTACACCGAGCGGCACCTCACCTGGGGCCCCGGCGGCATCGTCTACACCTCGGATGCCACGTCCCACCGCCACTTCAACCTCTTCCGGGTGCAGCCCACCCCGGGCACCCCCGAGCGCCTCACCACCGAGGACCGCGACGAGGCGGACCCCGTGGCCCTGGCCGATGGCCGCATCTTCTTCGTGGCCTACCGCAACAGCAGCTCGGACCTGCACGAGCTGATGCCCGGGGGCGCCATCGTCCGGCGCTCGGACCTCACCACTGGCGTCTTCGAGCCGGGCCCCGGCCCCGAGGGCAGCCTGTGGATGCTCTTCCACCAGTCCGGGGAGCGGCGGCCCGCGAGGCTCGAGGCCCCCAAGATGCTGAACCTGCCCACCGCGGGCGCGGACGTGCCGGCCGAGCCGCCGGTGCCGCTCGCCGCGCGGCCCCTGGACAATGCCCAGGACTACCGGCCGCTGGCCTGGGAGAACATCGAGTTCGGCCCGTTCCTCGGCTTCGCGGGGGCCGGCAGCGGCGGGTTCTTCGGCCAGGTGTTCGCCATGGCGACCGACCGGCTGAGCGACCACGCGGTGCTCCTCAACCTCGCCGTCTACGGCTCGTTCGAGCTGACCGATGGCGTGCTGCTCTACGTGAACCAGGAGAAGCGCTCCACCTGGGCCACGGGCCTCTTCCAGTCCCTGCGCTTCCGGCTCGACGAGAGCTTCGCGGACGAGAACACCACCTTCTTCTCCGGCGAGCGCTACTTCGGCGCCACTGGCACCCTGCGTTACCCGCTCAGCAGCTTCTTCTACCTCCAGGGCGACGTGTCGGCCGGTGGCGCCTCGTACTTCATCGACTCGTACACCGCCTTCCGCCTGAACAACCCGTCGTTCAACGGCGCGGGCCGGGACTTGTACACCCCCTGGCTGGCCGCCAACGACGACATGCGCTTCCAGACGGAGCTGACCGGCCAGGTGGGCTACAACAACATCCGCTACCACTACGCCACCGGGCCGCTCTCGGGCTCCTCCGCGCTGCTGGAGCTCACCGCGGGCGCGCAGCCCTTCGACGAGCAGACCTACAGCAACGTGCGGCTGGACCTGGAGCACTACTTCTCCGTGTATGGCCGCACCAACCTCATGTTCCGCGCCGCGGGCGGCACCACGTTCGGCGGCCGCTACGCGCGCTCCTACTACCTCTCCAGCTTCGACACGCTGCGCGGGGTGAACTTCCGCGACGAGGACTGGCTGCTGGGGCGGCACTTCGCCTACTCCACGGTGGAGCTGCAGGTGCCGCTCAATGATCTCATCCGCATCGCCTTCCTCAGCGACCTGGAGGCCGTGGCGGCCGTGGACGTGGGCGGCGTGGGCAACTCGTCCCGGCAGCTCTGGGACCGGCGCGTGCTGGACTTCGTGCTGGGCGCCAACATCGCCCTGGGGCCGCTCGTGCTCCGGCTGCACTTCGCCCGCCCCGTGGACATCGGCGCGGACGCGGGCAAGCCGGACCCCGGCTGGGTGACCAACTTCTCCATTGGCATCGCCGGGCTCAACGGCTTCTTCGATCAGCGGGGCGAGGCCCGCGGCAAGCCCACCGTCATGCCCCCGCCGGGCTTCATCGGCGGCCCCCGCGCGGGGCTCTGAGCCCTCCGGAGCGCCGCGCCCTACAGCTTGATGACCTCGAGCCCCTGGCGCGGCAGCTCCACGCGGAACACCGTGTGCTCGCCGGAGTCCGTCTGGACATTCACGCTGCCCTGGTGCGCGTGGATGATCTGCTGGACGATGTAGAGCCCCAGCCCCAGCCCCTCGCTGCGCCCGCGCTGCCGCTGGCCGCCCCGGAACGGATCAAACAAGGAGACCTTCAGCTCCCGGGGGATGGCGCCCCGGTTGGTCACCGAGAAGACGACGCCCTCCTTGCCTAGGCCCTCCAGCCGCACGCGCACCGGCTCGCCGGTGTCCCCGTGCTGGAGCGCGTTGCCGATGAGGTTGGAGGCCACCTGCGCCAGGCGGTCCGAGTCCCAGTCCCCCACGAGGTCGCCCTCCTGGTGCACCTCGATGCGGTGCTGGGGAAAGGCCGACTGGTGCTCCTGGACGATGCGCTGGACGAGCTGGCCGAAGTCCGTCGATCCCCGCTTGAGGCTGATGCCCCCCGCGAGCCGGGCCCGCGCCAGATCCAGCACGTCCTCGATCATCCGCCCCATGCGCTTGCCGCTGGAGAGCATGCGCCCCGCCGTCCTGCGCACGGCCTCGTCCGCCGTGCGGCGGTGGAGCAGGTCCGCCGAGGTGAGGATGGCGCTCAGGGGGTTGCGCAGGTCGTGCCCCAGCACCGCCGTGAACATCTCGTTGAGGCGCAGGGTCTCGCTCAGCTCCTGGAGCTGGTGGGCGAGCTGCTGCTTCTGCCGGTAGAGCTGGAAGAAGACGTCCGCCTTGTTGCGCAGCACGTGGGGCTCCAGCGGCTTGTAGAGGAAGTCCACCGCCCCGGCCTCGTAGCCCTTGAAGAGCCGGTGCTGGTCCCTCACCCCCGCGGTGACGAAGATGATGGGCACGTGGCGCGTGCGCTCCATGCCACGCATCAGCTCGGCGAGCTCGAAGCCGTCCATCTCCGGCATCTGCACGTCCAGGAAGGCCAGCGCCACGTCGTGCCGCAGCAGCAGCTCCAGGGCCTCCGCGCCCGAGCGGGCCTGGAGGACCTCCACGTCCTCCCGGCGCAACAGTCCCCCGAGGGCGAGGAGGTTCTCCTCGAGGTCATCGACGAGCAGGCATTTCACCCGTGTGGACATGGACATGGAGAGGGCTTCCTTCTGAAGGGTTCGCATCATCCCCCCGCCGCGGACCCGATGGCCCGGAGCCACCGGGCCACCTGTTCCAGCGGGAGGACAAAATCAATGGGCCCCTGGGCGAGCGCCGCCAGGGGCATGGCGGTGGCCAGCGCCGTGTCCGGGCTCTGCACCACGGTGACGCCCCCCGCCTCGCGCACCGCGGCGATGCCCCGGGCCCCATCGGCGTTGGCGCCCGTGAGGACGAGCGCCGCGAGCCGGGGCCCGTAGACGTCCGCCGCCGACTCGAACAGCACGTCGATGGAGGGGCGGGAGAAGTGCACGGGCTCGTCCACCGAGAGCGCCAGCGAGGGCCCCTCGTCCACCAGCAGGTGGTAGTCCGCGGGGGCGAAGCAGACCATGCCGGGCCGCACCGGCTCCTTGTCCTGCGCCTCGCTCACCGGCAGCAGGCACTTGGGCTGGAAGACATCGACAATCAAGCTGGGCCGGTCCCGGGGGCGGTGCAGGACGATGAGCACCGCGGGATGGAAGTCCCTGGGCAGCGCGGGCAGGAGCACCGACAGCGCATCCACGCCGCCCGCGGACACGCCCACGACGACGGCGTCGATGCGGCCCAGGAGCGAGCGGGCCTGGAGTCCCGTGCGGCTGCCAATGTCCAAGGGGTCCATGCGCAAACCCTACCGTTTCTGGAAGATCCGATCGTCGCGGACGACTTCCGTGAAGGCGTCCTCGTGCGCGGAGAAGCGCAGGAACTCCTTGGCGCCCAGTCCCAGGAAGCCCTTGTGGCAGAGCGCCTCCCGGAACAGCCCGATGGCGCGGTCCTGCAGCTCCCGGTTGAAGTAGATGAGGACGTTGCGGCACGAGAGCAGCTGCACCTCCGCGAAGACGCTGTCGGTGGCCAGGCTGTGGTCCGAGAAGACGATGTGCGCCTTCAAGGCCTTGTCGAAGACGGCGTTGCCGTAGGCGGCCGTGTAGTACTCCGACAGCGAGGTGCGGGCCCCGGACCTGTGGTGGTTCTGGGTGAACTGGGCGATGCGGTCCACGGCATACACGCCCGCCTCGGCGCGCTGCAGGGCATTGGTGTTGATGTCCGTGGCGTAGATGAGCGTGCGCTCCAGCAGCCCTTCCTCCTGCAGCAGGATGGCCAGGGAGTAGACCTCCTCGCCCGTGCTGCAGCCAGCCACCCACACGCGCAGGGACGGATAGGTGCGCAGGAGGGGCACCACGCGCTCACGCAGGGAGCGGAAGTAGGACGGGTCCCGGAACATCTCGCTCACCTGCACGGTGAGGAAGTCGAGCAGCGCGGGGAAGGCGGCCGGCTCGTGGATGAGCCGGTCCTGGAGCTGCGAGAGGGTGTGGCACCCGAAGCGCTCCGCGGCCTGGAGCAGGCGGCGCTTCAGCGAGGCCATGGCATAGCCCCGGAAGTCGTAGTGGTACTTGAGGTAGATGGCGTCGAGCAGGAGCCGCAGCTCGATGTCGATGTCCTTCGAGGCCATGGTGAATCCGCAGGCTCCTACTTGGGCATCCACACGCGGATGAGGGACAGGAGCTTCTCCACGTCCAGGGGCTTGGCGATGTAGTCATTGGCCCCCGCGGCGATGCACTTCTCCTGGTCGTCGCGCATGGCCTTGGCCGTCAGGGCGATGATGGGCAGCTTGGACCACTCGGCGCGCTTGCGAATCTCTCGCATGGCGGTGATGCCATCCATCTCCGGCATCATGATGTCCATGAGCACCAGGTCCACGGCCTTGCTGGGCTGGGCGAGGCTGCGCGTGAGCAGCTCCAGGGCCTCCTTGCCGTTGCGGGCAATCTCCACCTTGGCGCCCCGGGGCTCCAGCACGCTGGAGAGGGCGAAGACGTTGCGCACGTCGTCCTCCACCACGAGGATGCGCCGCCCCTCCAGGGCCGCCTCCCGGTCGCGCGCCACCTGGAGCATCCGCTGCCGCTCCGGGGGCATCTTCGACTCCACCTGGTGCAGGAACAGGGTGACTTCGTCGAGCAGCCGCTCCGGGGAGCGCACGCCCTTGATGATGATGGAGCGCGAGAAGCGCCGCAGCCGCTGCTCCTCGTCCCGCGTCAGCGAGTGGCCGGTGTAGACGATGACCGGCGGGAACGAGACGTCCTCCTGCTGCGCCATCTTCTCCAGCAGCTCGTAGCCGCTGAGGTCCGGCAGGTGGAGATCCAACACCATGCAGTCGAAGGTGTGCTGCTGGAGCTGCTGGAGGGCCTCGCCCGCCGTGGCCACGCCCAGAATCTCCACCTCCTCGCTCTCCAGCAGCCGCTGGAGGCTCTCGCGCTGCCGCACGTCGTCCTCGAGCACGAGCACGCGGCGCAGGCCCTGGGAGAACTTCGTCTCCAGCTTGTGGAACGCCTCCACGAGCTGCTCGCGCTTCACCGGCTTGAGCGCGTAGCCCACCGCGCCCAGCTCCAGCGCCTCGCGCGAGTAGTCCGCCACCGAGACGACGTGCACGGGGATGTGCCGCGTCTTGGCGTTGCGCTTGAGCTGGTCCAGCACCGCCAGGCCCGAGTGGTCCGGCAGGTTCATGTCCAGCAGGATGGCGCTCGGCCGGTACGAGAGCGCCGCCGCGAGCGCCGTGCCGCCCGTGCCCGTGACGACGCACAGGAAGCCCAGCTCGCGCGCCAGGTCTCTCAGGATGGCCGCGAAGCGCGCATCGTCCTCGGCGACGAGGATGACGCGGGAGTCCGGGGTGATGCGCTCCCGGTCATCCTCCAGCCCGGTGGGCTCCAGGGCCACGGGCGTGACGGGCACGGGCACCGGGGCCGGCGGCTCGGGGCGCGCCAGGGGGGCGGCGGCCTCGGGGAGCCCGGTTCCCTGCCCCGCGGACAGCGCGGTGCGCGAGAAGAGCACGGGCAGGGTGAGGGTGAAGGTGCTGCCCTCGCCCGGCTGGCTCTGCACGGTGACTTCGCCGCCCAGCAGGCGCGCCAAGTCCCGCGAGATGGACAGGCCCAGCCCCGAGCCCCCGTACTTGCGGTGGGTGCTGCCGTCCGCCTGGCGGAAGGCCTCGAAGATGAGGGCCTGCTGGTGGGGGGCGATGCCAATGCCGGTGTCCCGGACGGCGAAGCCCAGCTTGCCCTCCCCCGCCGGGAAGACGCGTAGGGAGACTTCGCCCCGCTCGGTGAACTTGAAGGCGTTGGCGAGCAGGTTGCGCAGGATCTGCCCGAACCGCTGGGGGTCCGTCTCCATCTTCGCCACCACGTCCTCCTGGACGGTGATGGTGAAGCCGAGCTTCTTCTCCTGGGCCACGGGCTGGAAGGTGCGCAGGAGCGTCTCGACGGCGCGGCGCACCAGGACAGCCTCGGGCTGCACCTCCACCTTGCCGGCCTCGATGCGCGACAGATCGAGAATGTCGTTGATGAGGGCCAGCAAGTCGTTGCCCGCCGAGGAGATGGTCTGCGCGAACTTCACCTGCTCGGGGGTGAGGTTGCCCTCCTTGTTGTCCGCCAGGAGCTTGGCGAGGATGAGCGAGCTGTTGAGCGGCGTGCGCAGCTCGTGGCTCATGTTGGCCAGGAACTCGGACTTGTAGCGGCTGGTGCGCTCCAGTTCGGCGGCCTTCTGCTCCAGCGTCCCCTGGGCCTGGGTGAGCGCGTCCTTCTGCCGGGCGAGCAGCTGCGTCTGCTCCTCGAGCTGCACGTTGGTCTGCTCCAGCTCCGCCTGCTGGGACTCCATGCGGACCTGGGACTCCTTCAGCACGCGGCTCTGCTCCTCGATTTCCTCGTTGGAGACGCGCAGCTCCTCCTGCTGGGCCTGCAGCTCCTCGGTCTGCCGCTGCGTCTCCTCCAGCAGATGCTCCAGCCGGGTGCGGTCATTGGCCGAGCGCACGGCGATGCCGATGGACTCCGAGACGCGCTGGAGCAGCTCCAGATCCGAGGGGTGGACGGGCTGGAAGAAGCCCAGCTCCACCACCGCGTTGACGCCGGCATCCAGCCGCGCCGGGGCCACCAGCAGGTGCCGGGGCGTGCCCTGGCCCAGGCTGGAGGAGATG
Above is a window of Stigmatella erecta DNA encoding:
- a CDS encoding LVIVD repeat-containing protein, producing the protein MKRFLALSLSTLLPLVGCGKNENTLRRDCELEELDLSACDTASLGAVQAEGIWNMDFDFGDGEHSPGVIQFQGTSPHVAGLPLTGKRVEPGVLLMTSELTNANGVPLRYLFAGCRASSPTKVSGVFRRCANGTADLNGTFEAARLTRREGEAEASQVELVLELPLPSGSARDVFVSGGYAYVSAYEGGLHIFDVSTPAEPRPGSSRLVASLKPSAGDVWNEVWVQGATMYVASSTKGVLVYDVSKPSEPLYKKTVPGTGVDARALSLDGNWLYVAAPYPNAEVLIFDVTKPQEPSLSKRYFVENTRPDAGERPYGVQARNGRLYVSHWSYGLAVSDVANPAQPKRLGSFTYTGASSRTAVVGTFGSRTLAFEGGQAWNSYLRVLDVTSPENITQAGEFKLRPEISVQAMALSGERLYVAYYQDGLRVLQVSPSGALEQVGYYNTWREADTGRGASFYEGLSGIKAPGDGFIYASETSRGLLVFREQP
- a CDS encoding tolB protein precursor protein, which produces MNRRPLVAAALLVLLPSAALAQVFVVPRRAERSAVNTFDFEWKHVDILVGPAATGVADAPERTAYPQPPGAPAGPATGAPATDAPADPMAPPLDPPQETRQTRSDPPSPGGMDTAQAHAPDGGTPGSDGGPVTVPESPGPLQASVDGGADGGTSLTIEFADGGSADGGPKYATSLGAATGGVRFYFYERERTVAERATPLIEEAYRYLVEQFQYVPTKTFPYILYNSYQEFLQTNVFFVQEGTLGVTSTEDLKLSLPYLGDHQLFEEISTHELAHQFTIQKVRTLADTEKTFGDPLQAIPLWFIEGLAEFYAKRGLDPEAEMLVRDLMVNPDLMKGYAFLDFFSPGPYGYLWIYKVGQTRVAFLEDEYGKGFTQRVLNESPRLVSAGKGSQALKFEELLERLTGDNPKKISARFENWMKRRAFKTYLGSEQAAPALDLLEERTGIVTALNSSPDGRLLLYRTIIPETGESRLYLVDPKAPQSAEKVVSDGQPGAESLHPIFGRNFALSKDNVAYVAEVNGRDVIYVRRYTYTAQQRTQDALERRSAIRTTVKRETSFSVDIDLGDTTAYRVGQHGLLGVASVAFSPDGQSLAFIGINEAGFRDVYVLSLAGGKNAQPVKLTDDQYTERHLTWGPGGIVYTSDATSHRHFNLFRVQPTPGTPERLTTEDRDEADPVALADGRIFFVAYRNSSSDLHELMPGGAIVRRSDLTTGVFEPGPGPEGSLWMLFHQSGERRPARLEAPKMLNLPTAGADVPAEPPVPLAARPLDNAQDYRPLAWENIEFGPFLGFAGAGSGGFFGQVFAMATDRLSDHAVLLNLAVYGSFELTDGVLLYVNQEKRSTWATGLFQSLRFRLDESFADENTTFFSGERYFGATGTLRYPLSSFFYLQGDVSAGGASYFIDSYTAFRLNNPSFNGAGRDLYTPWLAANDDMRFQTELTGQVGYNNIRYHYATGPLSGSSALLELTAGAQPFDEQTYSNVRLDLEHYFSVYGRTNLMFRAAGGTTFGGRYARSYYLSSFDTLRGVNFRDEDWLLGRHFAYSTVELQVPLNDLIRIAFLSDLEAVAAVDVGGVGNSSRQLWDRRVLDFVLGANIALGPLVLRLHFARPVDIGADAGKPDPGWVTNFSIGIAGLNGFFDQRGEARGKPTVMPPPGFIGGPRAGL
- a CDS encoding hybrid sensor histidine kinase/response regulator, encoding MSMSTRVKCLLVDDLEENLLALGGLLRREDVEVLQARSGAEALELLLRHDVALAFLDVQMPEMDGFELAELMRGMERTRHVPIIFVTAGVRDQHRLFKGYEAGAVDFLYKPLEPHVLRNKADVFFQLYRQKQQLAHQLQELSETLRLNEMFTAVLGHDLRNPLSAILTSADLLHRRTADEAVRRTAGRMLSSGKRMGRMIEDVLDLARARLAGGISLKRGSTDFGQLVQRIVQEHQSAFPQHRIEVHQEGDLVGDWDSDRLAQVASNLIGNALQHGDTGEPVRVRLEGLGKEGVVFSVTNRGAIPRELKVSLFDPFRGGQRQRGRSEGLGLGLYIVQQIIHAHQGSVNVQTDSGEHTVFRVELPRQGLEVIKL
- a CDS encoding chemotaxis protein CheB — translated: MDPLDIGSRTGLQARSLLGRIDAVVVGVSAGGVDALSVLLPALPRDFHPAVLIVLHRPRDRPSLIVDVFQPKCLLPVSEAQDKEPVRPGMVCFAPADYHLLVDEGPSLALSVDEPVHFSRPSIDVLFESAADVYGPRLAALVLTGANADGARGIAAVREAGGVTVVQSPDTALATAMPLAALAQGPIDFVLPLEQVARWLRAIGSAAGG
- a CDS encoding CheR family methyltransferase; amino-acid sequence: MASKDIDIELRLLLDAIYLKYHYDFRGYAMASLKRRLLQAAERFGCHTLSQLQDRLIHEPAAFPALLDFLTVQVSEMFRDPSYFRSLRERVVPLLRTYPSLRVWVAGCSTGEEVYSLAILLQEEGLLERTLIYATDINTNALQRAEAGVYAVDRIAQFTQNHHRSGARTSLSEYYTAAYGNAVFDKALKAHIVFSDHSLATDSVFAEVQLLSCRNVLIYFNRELQDRAIGLFREALCHKGFLGLGAKEFLRFSAHEDAFTEVVRDDRIFQKR
- a CDS encoding response regulator yields the protein MPLSAVPSAGTPSRGGARFGPVLPPGTLAGFVIAALAVLLIALLSYRSLDSQVRSGELVTHTLEVVERLKGLLSLSKDAETGQRGFLLTGVESYLDPYDSASRAIPLQIQELRGLLADNPSQQRRLGELERLLTEKLGELNETISIYRAGKTETALKMVRTDRGKALMDRIRQTVEEMEQEERGLLAARSQESQSAATTSLLVSWAGSLMLLVLIGAAGFMTSRDFRARSIEAWLQTGQGGLSARMQGDQRLNQLGENVLQFLAGYLNAQVGAIYLAEPMGSFRRFAGYALPASFEGQNEMIRPAEGLLGQAIRERRIFHLPNVPQGYLPISSSLGQGTPRHLLVAPARLDAGVNAVVELGFFQPVHPSDLELLQRVSESIGIAVRSANDRTRLEHLLEETQRQTEELQAQQEELRVSNEEIEEQSRVLKESQVRMESQQAELEQTNVQLEEQTQLLARQKDALTQAQGTLEQKAAELERTSRYKSEFLANMSHELRTPLNSSLILAKLLADNKEGNLTPEQVKFAQTISSAGNDLLALINDILDLSRIEAGKVEVQPEAVLVRRAVETLLRTFQPVAQEKKLGFTITVQEDVVAKMETDPQRFGQILRNLLANAFKFTERGEVSLRVFPAGEGKLGFAVRDTGIGIAPHQQALIFEAFRQADGSTHRKYGGSGLGLSISRDLARLLGGEVTVQSQPGEGSTFTLTLPVLFSRTALSAGQGTGLPEAAAPLARPEPPAPVPVPVTPVALEPTGLEDDRERITPDSRVILVAEDDARFAAILRDLARELGFLCVVTGTGGTALAAALSYRPSAILLDMNLPDHSGLAVLDQLKRNAKTRHIPVHVVSVADYSREALELGAVGYALKPVKREQLVEAFHKLETKFSQGLRRVLVLEDDVRQRESLQRLLESEEVEILGVATAGEALQQLQQHTFDCMVLDLHLPDLSGYELLEKMAQQEDVSFPPVIVYTGHSLTRDEEQRLRRFSRSIIIKGVRSPERLLDEVTLFLHQVESKMPPERQRMLQVARDREAALEGRRILVVEDDVRNVFALSSVLEPRGAKVEIARNGKEALELLTRSLAQPSKAVDLVLMDIMMPEMDGITAMREIRKRAEWSKLPIIALTAKAMRDDQEKCIAAGANDYIAKPLDVEKLLSLIRVWMPK